CCCCGCAGCTCTAGCCGAAAGGCCGAAACCCAACATGTCTTTGATTGTTCAAAAATTCGGCGGCACCAGCGTCGCCGATTGCGACAAAATCGTCTCCGCCGCACGCAAGGCGATCCGCGCCCAAAAACAAGGGCACCAGGTCGTCATGGTGGTCAGCGCGATGGGCAAAAACACCGATGTTCTGGTCGACCTGGCCCGCCAAATCAACGATCACCCTCCGGCCCGCGAGATGGACATGCTCCTCTCGACCGGCGAACAGGTGAGCGTGGCGCTGATGGCGATGGCGATTCATTCGCTGGGCGCCAAAGCGGTCAGCCTGACCGGCGCTCAGATCGGCATTCGCACCGACAGCACGCACACCAAGGCGCGGATCATCTCGATCGAAACCGAGCGTGTGAAAGAACTGCTCGCCGCCGGCAATATTGTGATCGCCGCCGGTTTCCAAGGAATCGACGAGAACCTGAACATTACGACGCTCGGCCGCGGCGGCAGCGACACGACAGCAGTCGCGTTGGCGGCGGTGCTGGATGCCGACGCTTGCGAAATTTACACCGATGTCGACGGCGTCTATACGACCGATCCGCGGCTGTTGGCCGAAGCGCGGCGCGTGCTGCAGATCAGCTATGACGAAATGCTGGAGCTCGCCAGTCTCGGCGCCGGCGTGATGCACAGCCGCTCGGTCGAATTCGCCAAAAAGTTTGGCGTGCCGATTCATGTCCGCAGCAGCTTTACCGATATCACCGGCACGATGATCGTCGACCAGCCCGAGTCGCTGACGCGCCCGGTCAGCGGCGCCGCGATGACCAAGAACGAAGCTCGCATCACGATCGAAGGGGTGCCCGACGTTCCCGGCATCTCACACGAGTTGTTCCACAGCATCGCCACCAAAGCGATCTCGGTCGACATGGTGGTGCAAAACATCGGCGCCGACGGCCGCGCCAACATTTCGTTTACGGTTCCGCGCGAAGAGCTGGATCAAACGCTCGAAGCGGTTCGCAACGCCGCTCATATCCTGCAATTCACCAGCGTTGCGCATGACGAGCAGGTCTCGAAGATTTCGGTCGTCGGGCTCGGCATGGCCGAGCAATCAGGCGTCGCCGATAAGATGTTTCGCGTGCTGGCCGACGCCAACATCAACATCCAGATGATCACCACCAGCGAGATCAAGATCTCGGTTCTGGTCGCGCGAGAAGACGCGCAGCGGGCGCTGGCCGCGGTTCACTCTGGCTTCCAACTCGATTTGACTCCTAGCGACGCCCCAGAGTCAGTCGCCGCCGTGCCGCGCGAATGCGAACGGGATGCAGCCGAAGTCGTTTCGAGATTGCGGACCATGGAAGACCTGACGATCGACAGCATCGTGCTGGACGATTCGCAATCGGTCATCGCACTGCGTCGTATTCCGGATCATCCCGGCATCGCCGCTCGCGTGTTTGAAGCGATCGCGGCCGAAGGAATATTGGTCGACATGATCGTCCAAAACGTCGGCCGCGGCGACGCGGCCAACTTGAGCCTGACCGTGCCGAAGGAAGATTGCGAACAGGCGTTGGTCGTCGCAAAGAAGATTGGCGCCGAACTGGGCGCCGAAGAAATCTTGTGCAAAGCGGACGCCGCCAAACTGTCGGTCTCCGGCATCGGACTTCGCAGTCACACCGGCGTCGGCATCCGCATGTTCCGCGCGTTAAGCGACTCGGGAATCAACGTCGAGCTGATCAACACGTCGGAAGTGATGGTCAACGTGATTGTGGAAGGAAAACAGGGGCAAGAGGGTCTCGCGGCGCTCAACAAAGCGTTCGCCGACGTGCTGGTCTCTTAATAAGTCGTAGGGCAGGCCGTGCCTGCCGACAAGAACGAGAAAAGGCCGAGATGAGCATGACATCTCGGCCTTCTTCGTTCTCTTCGTGAGAGTTCGCGTTAGCGAATCACGTCTCCCTGAACATCCAAGATCTGTGAGTTGGGAACCGAGTTCCCAAACCGGTCATACTGGTCAAACGTCCAAACCACCTTCTTGGTCTTCGGCTCGATCTCGACCAACAGCGGTTGCCCCGGGCCAGCATGACAGTTGCCGATCACATAATTGCCGCCGGGCAACACTTCCAACGTGGTGACCCAGGCCAACGTGATGCCGGGCAATTCATTTTGCTGCAAGCGCCAGACGACTTCTTTGTCGTGGTTAACTTCGATCACGCCGTGGCCGTTGCCGGTCGAGATGAGCGTGTTGCCGTTCTTCAGGCGAACCGCGGCGAAGCATTGATTGCCCCACGCTTCGGGTCCGTGTCCACCGGCAGGCTGTTTGTCAAAGAGCGGAACATCGTATTCCCAGACGATATCGCCGGTCTCGCCGTCATACTCGCGAACCTTGCCGTCCCCTTCATGGCAAACCAGGTAGTCGCCATTTTCGAGCTTGCGAACCAAGCGGGTGTCGCGGTGCGGATGCGGATTGTCGATGACCAGCTTTACTTCTTTGAGCAGTTTGCCGTCACGATCGATTTCGATAATGCGTCCAATGCCGGACTCTGCGATCATCATCTTCCCGTCAGCCAGCGGTTGAAACGAATGGACTTCGATCGGCTTGCCCGCGTTGCCATTAGAATTGGCGCAGTCGTACGACCAAACGATCTTCTTTTGTAGCGGGTCGATCTCGACGATCTTTCGCATCTGCTGTTGCGCGAAGATGTGCCCGTCGGTGGTAACGTGGATGTCATGGATATCGTTGAACGGCATTTCCCATTCAACTTTTCCATCAGCGTCGACAATGGCCAGTTTGCCGTTACCCTGCGTCACCAGACGATGACCAGCGAAGGCGGGAACTGCGAACGCGGCTGCAATCAACAGCGAGAAAACAAGCCTGAGCATGGGCGGGAACTCCAAAGACGGGGGACATGGATCAACCGTCATCCTAGTCCCCTGGGCGCGCGAAACAACCCGACCGTTATAGATCAAAATCGGGCGAAGTTTGGTTGCGAAGCGTTGTGCGACCAGGGCGTAGCGCGCGTCGGGTGGGTAGAGCAAAACCGCGCGCGATTCGACCACCACCAACCTACCGGAACCGCAGACCAATTCTTCCACAAAATTAGCCGCACGGCGTTAGCCGCGGTTTCTGCTTAACCGCAGTTTTTCGCCGATTGTTTGTCGTTATCAAGCTCGCATCAGAAACCGGAGCTAACGCTCTGCGGCTGATATTATTCAAGAAGACGCGTCGCCAAATTTAGGTAGCCGACTCGTCCAGCACATGCTCTTCGACGTAGATCGGCAGGTTGGGCTGATTGGTGACCGCGATGGCGATCGCGTCGGAAGGTCGCGCGTCGATTTCGATCAACTCGCCTTCCATTTTGATTCGCAGGTTGGCGAAATAGGTCCCCTGATTCAGATCGCAGATGACGACGCTATCGAGCTCGCCCCCCATTTGATCGATGATATTACAGATCAGATCGTGGGTGAGCGGTCGCGGCGACGCGAAGTCTTTGACGCGGCGATGAATGCTGGTCGCCTCAAAGATGCCGATCATGATCGGAAACTGCCGATCGCCATCGATTTCTTTCAGGTAAATGACCTGCTGATCATTGATCTCGCTGATGATAATCCGCGAGAGTTCCATTTGGATCGGCATAGATTGTAGACCCGATGGTCAATACGCGAGGAGACGGGACAGGACGCGTCTCTATTATAAGGGGCTGACGATTGCGGCGACCAGAGCCAGTGAAATTCGTCTGGCTGCGGACCACCGCGACGCGGTTTACTTCTTCTGGAGCTTGACCAAGGCCGCTTCGACCGATTGGAGCTCGCGCTGGGCGTTCTCCAAGCCTTCGCGTTCCTTGGCGACCACGTCGGCCGGCGCTCGTTCGACAAAGCTGGCGTTGGACAGTTTCTTCTCTTTACCGGTGATCATTCCCATCAAACGCTCACGCTGCTTCTCGTTGCGCTCGATTTCGGCGTCGATGTCGATAAAGTCTTTCAGGTCGACATAGACTTCCATGCCGGGCAAATCGATTCGAGCGTTGGTTTCGGGAATGGTCACCTGCTCGCCCCAACCGACGCTGCGCGCATTGGCCATCGAGGTGAAGTAGGCCTCCATCGACTCCAGCAATTCGACCGTCGGCGCGTCACAGCGGATGACAAACTCGATCATCTCGCGGGGCGCGATATTTTGGCGACTGCGAATCTCACGCAGACTGGCCAACGTCTCTTGGAACTTGGCGAACTGCGCTTCGATCTTGGCGTCTTGCCAGGCGGGGTCGATCTTCGGCCACTCGGCGATCATGATGCTGTCGGTCACTTCCGTCACTTCGGCCAAACCGCGGCGCGGCGCCAGTTGGCCAAGCGACTGCCAAATCTCTTCGGTGATGAACGGAATCAGCGGATGAAGCATTCGCAGCAGCGAATCTAAGACAAAGGTAATCACGCGCTGCGCCAGCGGACGCGAAGATTCGTCGGTGAAGCGTTCCTTCGTCATCTCAAGATAGAAGCTGCAGAAGTTGTCCCACGCGAAGTCGTACAACGCACGAGCCGCGTCGGCATAGCGATACGTCTCTAGGCAACGCGTCATCTCCGCTTCGGCCGAAGCCAGACGACTGAGAATCCAACGATCTTCTAGTTGCAAGTCAGCGTCCTTGACCGGCGCCGGCTCAAACCCTTCGAGATTGATCATCGTGAACCGAGCGGCGTTCCACAACTTGTTGCAGAAGTTGCGGCCGATCTCGAACCGCTCGCTGACCACGGCGCCGCGCGGCAAAGCCTGATCGGCTTCGCTTTGCGCCCATTGCGTAGAGAAGACGCCTGAGCACTTTTTGCACGTAATCGTGGGCTGCACGCGGTTCTTCTTGGTCTGATCAATCAGCGCCTCGCAGTGCGGACATTCAAACTGCACCGGCATCCGCACGTCTTGCGTTTCGGTCGTCAGATAGGCGAGTCCGAAGCGGAGCGAGTCGGCGCCAAATTTCTCGATCACGTCCAGCGGATCGACGCCGTTCCCCTTTGACTTCGACATGCGCTCGCCGGTCCCATCCAAGATGGTCGGGTGAATGAAGACTTCCTGGAACGGGATCTCGCCCATGTTGTTCAAACCGGCCAGCACCATGCGGGCGACCCACAACGTGATGATATCGCGACTGGTGATCAACGTGCTGGTCGGATAGAAGTACTCCAGCTCCGGCGTTTGCTGGGGCCAACCCAACGTCGAGTGGGGCCACAAGGCCGAACTGAACCACGTATCGAGCACGTCTTCTTCGCGCACGAACCCCAGCTGCTCGTACTTCGCAGCCAGCGCGTCGTCATCTTCGTTGATGCAGACGTGAATCATTGAGTAAGGCATCCCCACGCGCGCAGCGCCTTGGATGACGCCGGTCTTTTCGGCCGCTTGACGCTCCACATCGCGTTCGATTTGGTACGAAGCGCGGCCCGCTGCGATCTCGGGATCGGCGTCCAGCGTCGCGATCAGCTTGTCATGATCTTCCTGCAGCTGACAGGTTTGCGACCAGATCGGAATCTGATGTCCCCACCACAGCTGTCGGCTGACGGGCCAGTCCCGCTTTTCGCTGAGCCAGTCGACGTATCCCTTGGCGTATCGAGTCGGGAAGATTTTCACGCGCCCGTCGGTGACCGCGTCCATGGCGCTTTGCGCCAGGTCATCCATGCGAATGAACCATTGATCGGCCAAGTACGGTTCGATCGGCGTCTTGCTGCGGTCGGAATGGGCCAGATCGATCTCGCGATCTTCCACTTTGTCGAGCAGCCCAATCGCGTCGAGATCGGCCACCACACGATCGCGGGCGTCATAGATCTTCAAACCTTTGTACTGCGCCGCGTTCTCGTTGAGCGTCCCGTCCGGATTCAAGATATTGATCATCGGCAGTTCGTTCCGCACGCCCACTTCGTAGTCGTTCGGGTCATGGGCCGGCGTGATCTTCACGCAACCAGATCCCATTTCGGGCTTGGCCCACTCGTCGGCGATAAGCGGAATTTCGCGTTCGATCAGCGGGAGCATCAGCTTGCGACCGGCCACCGCCATGTCGCGCAGCACGATCAATTGCGACAACATCGTCCGGCGACGTTCAATCAGCTGATCGAGTTCGGCCTGGATCTCGGCTTTCTCTTTGCCGGGAGCGGTCTTCAGCTTCTCTTGGAGCTCTGTCTCCAACTCGTCCAGCGCACGCTTCGGATCGGGATGCACGGCCACCGCCGTATCGCCCAACATCGTTTCGGGACGCGTGGTCGCGATCGTCACCACCGGCGGTTCGCCGGGCTGCGGATCAATCACCGGATAGCTGAAGTGCCAGAAGTGACCTTGGGTCGTTTCATGTGAGACCTCATCGTCGCTCACCGCGGTCTGCAGGAACGTATCCCAGTTGACCAGGCGTTTGCCTTTGTAGATCAGATTCTTCGAGAAGAGGTCAAAGAAGGTGCTGCGCACGGCTCGAGCGCACATCGGATCAAGCGTAAATCGCGTCCGTTCCCAATCGCAGCTGCTCCCCATCCGCTTCAACTGACCCAAGATGCGGGTCTCGTACTGATCTTTCCACTTCCAGATCCGCTCGACCATTTGCTCGCGGCCGAGATCATGGCGCGAGAGCCCTTCTTCTTCCAAGATCCGGCGTTCGACCACCGCTTGGGTCGCGATGCCTGCGTGATCGGTGCCTGGCACCCAGAGCGCCTCAAACCCCTTCATCCGCTTGTAACGGATCAGCACGTCTTGCAACGTGTTGTTGAGCGCGTGTCCTAAATGAAGCGCCCCAGTCACGTTAGGCGGCGGAATCACGATCGTGTAGGGAGGCTTGTCGGGATTCACCTCGGCGTGGAAGTAGCCCCGCTCTTCCCACATCGGGTAGATACGTTGCTGAGCGGCCACAAAATCGAATCGATTCGGGAGATCTTTCGGATTGAAAGTCACTGCTTCCACTTTCTTTGGTCTCAAGCGTTATTTGCTCAGGGACAAGCGACGATTATTTCGCCGCGGTTGACTGGGCGCTGGCCCGCGCCGGCAACTTGCCCCGTTGCTCGTCTTTGTAAAGTTTGTACTCAATCGCATCGACCAGCGCGTTCCAGCTGGCCTGGATGATATTCTCGCTTACGCCGATCGTGCCCCAAACGTCGTTCTCGTCGGCGCTTTCGATCGTCACGCGAATCCGCGCGGCGGTGCCGGCCTCTTGATTGACGACACGCACCTTGTAGTCGACCAGATGCATTTCTTCGAGCGTCGGAAAGCAACCGTTCAGCGACTTTCGCAGCGCCACATCGAGCGCCTGCACCGGGCCATCTCCTTCGCCCACTTCGTACCGAATCTCGCCGTCGACCGAAACTTTGACGGTCGCTTCGGTCACCAGGTCGACCATCTGATGCTCGACTAGATCTTCCACTTCGACGTGATATTTGAGGATCTCAAAGTGAGGCAGGAAGACGCCGGCGACCCGTTTGACCAATAGATCAAACGACGCTTCGGCCGCTTCAAACTGAAAGCCTTGGTTCTCTTTGGCGACGACTTCGGCCAGGATTTTATCCATCAACTCGCGATCGTCCTGCAGATTGTGCTTGGTCGTCAACGCGACGATGTTGGATCGGCCTGACAATTCGCTCACCAACACGCGACGTTCGTTGCCGACGCTCTGCGGATCGATATGCTCGTAACTAGACGCGGCGCGATTGATCGCGTGGACATGCATGCCCCCCTTATGAGCGAATGCGCTTTGTCCGACGAATGGTTGATTGTTGCGACGGTTGACGTTGGCTGTGTCATAGACGAAACGGGATAGTTCGGTCAGATGCTGATAACCGGCGCCGCCGATCACTTCGTACCCTTTCCGCTTCAAGCCGAGATTGGCGATCACCGAAACCAAGTCGGCGTTGCCGCACCGTTCGCCAAAACCGTTGATGGTCCCTTGCACTTGAACGGCGCCGGCGTCGACCGCGGCCAGACTGTTGGCGACCGCCAAGTCGCCATCGTTGTGGGTATGAATGCCGACCGGCACATGGAACTCGGCCAGCGCTGCAATTGCTTTGCTTGCATACTCGGCGATCTCTTCCGGCAAACTGCCGCCGTTGGTGTCGCACATCACCACCATGCGGGCTCCCGCCTTCGCGGCGGCTCGAATCGTCTCGGCGGCGTACTCGGGATTCGCTTTCCAGCCGTCAAAGAAATGCTCGGCGTCGTAGATCACCTCACAACCTTCGCTGACGATATAGGCGACCGAGTCGGCGATCATCGCCAGATTCTCTTCCAGCGTCACGCGCAACACATCGGTCACATGAAAGTCATGCGTCTTGCCGACGATCGTCACCACCGGCGCACCGGAGTTGACCAGCGCCTGCATGCCGGGATCATCGGCGGCGTTAATCCCTTTGCGGCGCGTCATGCCGAAGGCGCAGACCTTGGCATGCTTCAGCTGCAAATCTTGGACGCGGCGGAAGTACTCGGCGTCTTTTTCATTCGACAGCGGGTATCCTCCCTCGATGAAATCGACGCCGATCTCGTCCAGACGCTGCGTAATCGACAGCTTGTCCTGCAAAGAAAAGCTGACGCCTTCTCCTTGGGCGCCATCGCGAAGCGTCGTGTCGTAGATCTCGATTTTTCTCATGAAGAAAGTCCCTGCTGGCGGGGCAGGCCGCTTGGGTTTCTGCGTTTGGCAATGAAAACAAAAAAAGCTCTGAAACCGCAAAGGGCTTCAGAGCTGTTGGATTCCGGTGATTCGCCGTTCCTCTAGCCAAGCCCACAGCGGCCCGGTACTACGATGCGTACGATCGTAATCGGTCCCTTCTGCGAGCCTACGTTGATCAGCGTGTTGGGCATTTCCCTGCACCCTTTTCAGGCTAGTGGCCGGTTTCTGCAACCTGCGTGTGAAGACGTAAGTCTAAAATTACCAGTATTCTATGTCAACCAGACGCACCCGCCGGTTGAGCGGTTCGGGGTCTGATTCAACCTCTACCTACATCGACCCGTCAGCGGTGCAGATGAACGATGGGGCAAAAACTTCGCATTTTGCCAATCCTACGGAGAAAACCGGAGCAACATGGTCCTGTGGATGTCATGTAAAGAAGAATTGCATAAGCGATCGTCAACTTGGGCAATCCGCTGGACACGCAGTAATTAGCTCCACTGGGGGAGGGAATTACTGCATTACACACACGGATTCCCGAAGAGTGAATCTGGCAAGAACAATAATCGGGCATTCTTCTTGAGTTCCAACTTGAATTCCGCTAAAAAGACTGGGCTATCTCGAAGGAGCATCATCCCCCTGTTACACAACCTTTAGGGGGGCGAAATCTTTTCTGCTAGTAGGTATTTCATTCACTTGGTAAGCATTGAATTACCGCGATTTCATCGAATTTGGCGATCGGGTTCCCTCTCCTTCGCCGATTTGATAGTTAGCTTATCGAGTTTAATCCTTTTCGCATTTTCCCCACGTCTTTTTCTAGACGTGCGGTAGTATCTTCATCTCTTCTTATCGAGGCACCCTTATGTCCGGATATTTCCGTAGACAGAGCGGCTTTACTTTGGTCGAGCTGCTGGTCGTCATCGCTATCATCGGCGTGTTGATCGCCCTATTGTTGCCTGCGGTGCAACAAGCGCGTGAAGCGGCTCGCCGTATGGCTTGCTCGAACAATTTAAAACAGCTTGGCCTGGCGCTGCACAACTATCACGATACGCACCGCAACTTCCCGCTGGGCTGCCAAGGAAACTCGGAACGGACAGGCCTGCACGTGGCGTTACTGCCGTTCATTGAGCAGAACAACCTCTATGACCAGATGGATACGAAGATCAACTACGGCTCGGGAGTGAACGCGGTCGCCTTAAGAACGCGGATCGATGGATATCTCTGTCCGAGCGGTAATGAGCCGATGGGCGACGACAACGACGAGTATTTCACCACGCATTATTACGGCGTGTTGGGAGCGAAGGGGACCAATCCATCGACCGGCAATTCCTATGAATTTGACGCCGGCTCCGACACCGCCTACGGCGGCTTCTCTAAAGTAGGAATTTTTTACCAAGGCGAATCCCGCGGCATGCACGACATCCTTGACGGCACCAGCAATACGTTGGCTTTCGGCGAAATCTCGTGGAGCGATCGCAACGGCAAGGAAACGCGCTATCGCCCCTGGTCGCGCGGCGGACGCGTCGGTTATTTCTCGGTGGGGGCCAAAAATGTAAACGATGCGATTAACTCGGACCAAACAGGCCGCTTTAACGACATGTCTTTCGGCAGCAGTCACCCCGGCGGAGCGATGTTCACCTTGGGAGACGCGTCAGTTCGTTTCCTGGCGGAAACAATCGATCACGACACCTATCTGGCGGCGGCCAGTTGCAAAGGGGGCGAATCGCTGCCGCTCGACTAATCCAGTCGTTTGTGATCGTAGCAACTCCTCACTTTTTCATTGGGTCTGGTTATGAAGTTTATTAGTTACGCGATCGGCGCCATCATGGCGATTACGCTGATGACGGCTTGGGGTTGCGGCGCCGCGAATTCGACTGGATTTTCCGTCTCGGGCGTCGTGACGTTTAAAGGAGCGCCGGTGCCGCGCGGCACCGTGACGTTCAGCCCTGACTCGACGCAAGGGAACTCTGGTCCAGCCGTAACCACCGACATCATCGACGGCAAGTTCGACACGACCGGCGAGCGATTCGGCATGAAAGAAGGCGCTTACCGAGTGCAGATCTACGGCTATGACGGCAACGCCAAGCCCGAAATGGAAATCCCTTTGGGACGAACGTTGTTCAACGCGTACCGTACCGAAACGAGCATCACGCAGCAAAACGCCGGCGAATTGGCGTTTAGCGTCTCGAAGTAAAGCCAACCTCAGACAAATCCAGCGAAGGACGCTCATTGCGAGCGTCCTTTTTTTGGGCAATGTCAAAAGAGGCCCGAATTACGCCCTCTTCTGACGATCCTCTGCCTCCGGCTCGTCATCCTCTTCTTCGTACTCGTCCTCCTCGTATTCTTCCTCTTCATACTCCTCTTCGTCGCCGTTGGCTTCCTCTTCTTCATACTCGGCGTCTTCTTCTTCGTACTCCTCGTCTTCCGCTTCTTCTTCGTCGAACAGTTCCGCATCTTCTTCTTCGTATTCCTCTTCCTCTTCTTCCTCGACATCTGGGACCGGTACGACCTTGTTGGATCGCTTCGACTTCGGCTCCGCTTTCTTCTTTGGCGCGGCTTCGACGACGTCTTCTTCGATCTCGATCTTGGGGCTGGGGCTTTCGCCTGACTTCATCTGCTCCCACTCGATCGCGGTGATCGTCACTTCGCGAGCTTGTGAACCGTTGTAAGGTCCGACGATGCCATCTTCTGCCATGAAATCGATCAGTCGCGCGCCGCGACCATATCCAACTCCCAGCGCGCGCTGCAGCAACGACACGCTGCCGCGCTGTTCGGCCACGATTACATCGACTGCTTGCTCGTACAGTTCGTCCCGTTTCTTCATCTTGCTCGGGTCGGCGACGGCGCCATCTTCGACCTTTAGTTGCACCAACTCTTTGACGAAATCTTGCTCGCCGGTGCTGACAAAATCGACAACGCTATTGATTTCTTCGTCGGATAGATACGTTCCCTGACCGCGAAGCAGCGAGCTGGTGCCTGGCCAGAGGAAGAGCATATCGCCGTTGCCGAGCAACTTGTCGGCGCCCATTTCGTCGAGCACCACCCGGCTGTCAGTACGGCTGGCGACCTGGAACGCCAAGCGGGCCGGCAAGTTGGACTTGATCAAACCGGTGATGACGTCGACCGTCGGTTTTTGCGTTGCGAGGATCAAGTGGATACCGACCGCTCGGCTCTTCTGCGCAAGACGGATGATATGCTGCTCGACCTCTTTACCGGCGGTCATCATCAAGTCGGCGATTTCGTCGGCGACGATCACGATGTACGGCAAGTTGGTCGGCACGCTCTTCCGATCTTCCTCGTCGCCGACTT
The nucleotide sequence above comes from Blastopirellula sp. J2-11. Encoded proteins:
- a CDS encoding aspartate kinase, producing the protein MSLIVQKFGGTSVADCDKIVSAARKAIRAQKQGHQVVMVVSAMGKNTDVLVDLARQINDHPPAREMDMLLSTGEQVSVALMAMAIHSLGAKAVSLTGAQIGIRTDSTHTKARIISIETERVKELLAAGNIVIAAGFQGIDENLNITTLGRGGSDTTAVALAAVLDADACEIYTDVDGVYTTDPRLLAEARRVLQISYDEMLELASLGAGVMHSRSVEFAKKFGVPIHVRSSFTDITGTMIVDQPESLTRPVSGAAMTKNEARITIEGVPDVPGISHELFHSIATKAISVDMVVQNIGADGRANISFTVPREELDQTLEAVRNAAHILQFTSVAHDEQVSKISVVGLGMAEQSGVADKMFRVLADANINIQMITTSEIKISVLVAREDAQRALAAVHSGFQLDLTPSDAPESVAAVPRECERDAAEVVSRLRTMEDLTIDSIVLDDSQSVIALRRIPDHPGIAARVFEAIAAEGILVDMIVQNVGRGDAANLSLTVPKEDCEQALVVAKKIGAELGAEEILCKADAAKLSVSGIGLRSHTGVGIRMFRALSDSGINVELINTSEVMVNVIVEGKQGQEGLAALNKAFADVLVS
- a CDS encoding PQQ-like beta-propeller repeat protein, yielding MLRLVFSLLIAAAFAVPAFAGHRLVTQGNGKLAIVDADGKVEWEMPFNDIHDIHVTTDGHIFAQQQMRKIVEIDPLQKKIVWSYDCANSNGNAGKPIEVHSFQPLADGKMMIAESGIGRIIEIDRDGKLLKEVKLVIDNPHPHRDTRLVRKLENGDYLVCHEGDGKVREYDGETGDIVWEYDVPLFDKQPAGGHGPEAWGNQCFAAVRLKNGNTLISTGNGHGVIEVNHDKEVVWRLQQNELPGITLAWVTTLEVLPGGNYVIGNCHAGPGQPLLVEIEPKTKKVVWTFDQYDRFGNSVPNSQILDVQGDVIR
- a CDS encoding bifunctional nuclease family protein, with the protein product MPIQMELSRIIISEINDQQVIYLKEIDGDRQFPIMIGIFEATSIHRRVKDFASPRPLTHDLICNIIDQMGGELDSVVICDLNQGTYFANLRIKMEGELIEIDARPSDAIAIAVTNQPNLPIYVEEHVLDESAT
- a CDS encoding valine--tRNA ligase, coding for MWEERGYFHAEVNPDKPPYTIVIPPPNVTGALHLGHALNNTLQDVLIRYKRMKGFEALWVPGTDHAGIATQAVVERRILEEEGLSRHDLGREQMVERIWKWKDQYETRILGQLKRMGSSCDWERTRFTLDPMCARAVRSTFFDLFSKNLIYKGKRLVNWDTFLQTAVSDDEVSHETTQGHFWHFSYPVIDPQPGEPPVVTIATTRPETMLGDTAVAVHPDPKRALDELETELQEKLKTAPGKEKAEIQAELDQLIERRRTMLSQLIVLRDMAVAGRKLMLPLIEREIPLIADEWAKPEMGSGCVKITPAHDPNDYEVGVRNELPMINILNPDGTLNENAAQYKGLKIYDARDRVVADLDAIGLLDKVEDREIDLAHSDRSKTPIEPYLADQWFIRMDDLAQSAMDAVTDGRVKIFPTRYAKGYVDWLSEKRDWPVSRQLWWGHQIPIWSQTCQLQEDHDKLIATLDADPEIAAGRASYQIERDVERQAAEKTGVIQGAARVGMPYSMIHVCINEDDDALAAKYEQLGFVREEDVLDTWFSSALWPHSTLGWPQQTPELEYFYPTSTLITSRDIITLWVARMVLAGLNNMGEIPFQEVFIHPTILDGTGERMSKSKGNGVDPLDVIEKFGADSLRFGLAYLTTETQDVRMPVQFECPHCEALIDQTKKNRVQPTITCKKCSGVFSTQWAQSEADQALPRGAVVSERFEIGRNFCNKLWNAARFTMINLEGFEPAPVKDADLQLEDRWILSRLASAEAEMTRCLETYRYADAARALYDFAWDNFCSFYLEMTKERFTDESSRPLAQRVITFVLDSLLRMLHPLIPFITEEIWQSLGQLAPRRGLAEVTEVTDSIMIAEWPKIDPAWQDAKIEAQFAKFQETLASLREIRSRQNIAPREMIEFVIRCDAPTVELLESMEAYFTSMANARSVGWGEQVTIPETNARIDLPGMEVYVDLKDFIDIDAEIERNEKQRERLMGMITGKEKKLSNASFVERAPADVVAKEREGLENAQRELQSVEAALVKLQKK
- the cimA gene encoding citramalate synthase, coding for MRKIEIYDTTLRDGAQGEGVSFSLQDKLSITQRLDEIGVDFIEGGYPLSNEKDAEYFRRVQDLQLKHAKVCAFGMTRRKGINAADDPGMQALVNSGAPVVTIVGKTHDFHVTDVLRVTLEENLAMIADSVAYIVSEGCEVIYDAEHFFDGWKANPEYAAETIRAAAKAGARMVVMCDTNGGSLPEEIAEYASKAIAALAEFHVPVGIHTHNDGDLAVANSLAAVDAGAVQVQGTINGFGERCGNADLVSVIANLGLKRKGYEVIGGAGYQHLTELSRFVYDTANVNRRNNQPFVGQSAFAHKGGMHVHAINRAASSYEHIDPQSVGNERRVLVSELSGRSNIVALTTKHNLQDDRELMDKILAEVVAKENQGFQFEAAEASFDLLVKRVAGVFLPHFEILKYHVEVEDLVEHQMVDLVTEATVKVSVDGEIRYEVGEGDGPVQALDVALRKSLNGCFPTLEEMHLVDYKVRVVNQEAGTAARIRVTIESADENDVWGTIGVSENIIQASWNALVDAIEYKLYKDEQRGKLPARASAQSTAAK
- a CDS encoding DUF1559 domain-containing protein, whose protein sequence is MSGYFRRQSGFTLVELLVVIAIIGVLIALLLPAVQQAREAARRMACSNNLKQLGLALHNYHDTHRNFPLGCQGNSERTGLHVALLPFIEQNNLYDQMDTKINYGSGVNAVALRTRIDGYLCPSGNEPMGDDNDEYFTTHYYGVLGAKGTNPSTGNSYEFDAGSDTAYGGFSKVGIFYQGESRGMHDILDGTSNTLAFGEISWSDRNGKETRYRPWSRGGRVGYFSVGAKNVNDAINSDQTGRFNDMSFGSSHPGGAMFTLGDASVRFLAETIDHDTYLAAASCKGGESLPLD